A single Streptomyces sp. 2114.4 DNA region contains:
- a CDS encoding transglycosylase domain-containing protein, whose amino-acid sequence MSEHRRKPPQPQSGGRAAARRAAQQPPGRRAASPRGSAADPASHSAPTGHEPGQGGRAEARRAAQRGGRRRATDTSVAAAGGGAAGRGGGGRRGGGGDGPDGGRGRGSGKPAKKRLIDYPRANRVGWRRFVPSWKQVATLCVGFIGLIVGASGVALALVQVPDESLAAKSQNNVYLWANGKVMARDGETNRQNVNITEIPSSMQNAAIAAENASFRTDSGVDPMGIARAVFNMAKGGETQGGSTITQQYVKNAMLSQQQTLDRKFKELFIAIKVGWSKNKNEILQGYLNTSYYGRGAYGIQAAAQAYYGVDAAKLNANQSAFLATVLKGADLYDPAGGTSPGATRAANTARAKARWSWILDREVENHLLSKTQRDKYRGHFPTPHLPKPVASKSGQIGYMMDTAKKYVLKHAGLSEAQFDKGGYTIRTTFDAKKTNALESAVKKVNKRYIDPKKRAKDKYVQFGGASVVPGDGKIVALYGGEGYDKGHFSNNADTFGVPVGSTWKPFVLAAGMKYGTARSNGPISPDSRYNGDDHLKVKNADGSFVTKRDNSPFYQENESNHPWGYIPLTKAMEQSVNTPFVQLGMDVGMKRVRDMAQAAGIAPASFDKNLNPSFALGTSTPSAIRMADAYATFAQSGQKVEPYSVTKVTFEGEDLPGFDKPKQETAMSSNIANNVTKVLENVIQNGTGKLAKRLNMPAAGKTGTTDENKSAWFVGYTKQLSTAVSMFREDAQNPRQLSMNGVGGFDSIHGGALPTEVWTEYMLQAMKGVTGEPFPAATPIGRRVDEAGMPTPTPTPTPSDTPSQTPSGTPSDSASPSDSPSPSPTDTCSPWDINCKNSGGAGNGGANGGGPGGPGGPGGDTGGTSPTPDPTDANGGGGLFGGPSG is encoded by the coding sequence ATGAGCGAGCACCGTCGCAAACCGCCACAGCCGCAGAGTGGCGGACGTGCCGCGGCCCGACGCGCCGCACAGCAGCCACCGGGGCGCCGTGCCGCCTCTCCGCGTGGCTCCGCTGCCGATCCTGCCTCCCACTCCGCGCCGACCGGTCATGAGCCGGGGCAAGGAGGGCGCGCCGAAGCCCGCAGAGCTGCCCAGCGCGGCGGCCGCCGGCGGGCGACTGATACCTCCGTGGCGGCCGCCGGTGGCGGCGCCGCGGGCCGCGGCGGCGGAGGCCGGCGCGGTGGCGGGGGAGATGGCCCCGATGGAGGCCGCGGACGCGGTAGTGGGAAGCCTGCGAAGAAGCGTCTGATCGACTACCCGCGTGCCAACCGTGTCGGGTGGCGGCGCTTCGTTCCCTCCTGGAAACAGGTCGCCACCCTGTGCGTCGGTTTCATAGGGCTGATCGTGGGTGCCTCCGGCGTCGCGCTGGCTCTGGTGCAGGTTCCTGACGAGAGCCTGGCAGCGAAGTCGCAGAACAATGTCTACCTCTGGGCCAATGGCAAGGTCATGGCGCGCGACGGTGAGACGAACCGGCAGAACGTCAACATCACCGAGATCCCGTCGTCGATGCAGAATGCGGCGATCGCCGCGGAGAACGCCTCGTTCCGGACGGACTCGGGCGTCGACCCGATGGGCATCGCGCGTGCGGTGTTCAACATGGCCAAGGGTGGCGAGACCCAGGGCGGCTCGACCATTACCCAGCAGTACGTGAAGAACGCGATGCTGAGTCAGCAGCAGACGCTTGACCGCAAGTTCAAGGAACTGTTCATTGCGATCAAGGTCGGCTGGTCGAAGAACAAGAACGAGATCCTTCAGGGGTACCTGAACACCAGCTACTACGGTCGCGGGGCCTACGGAATCCAGGCAGCGGCTCAGGCGTACTACGGAGTGGACGCCGCCAAGCTCAACGCGAACCAGAGCGCCTTCCTGGCCACCGTGCTCAAGGGTGCGGACCTGTATGACCCCGCGGGCGGCACCAGCCCGGGAGCCACGCGGGCAGCAAACACCGCGCGTGCCAAGGCCCGGTGGTCCTGGATCCTCGACCGCGAGGTCGAGAACCACCTCCTGTCGAAGACGCAGCGGGACAAGTACCGCGGTCATTTCCCCACGCCACACCTGCCGAAGCCGGTGGCCAGCAAGAGCGGCCAGATCGGCTACATGATGGACACCGCGAAGAAGTACGTGCTGAAGCACGCGGGTCTCAGCGAGGCCCAGTTCGACAAGGGTGGCTACACGATCCGGACGACCTTCGACGCGAAGAAGACCAATGCGCTCGAGAGTGCGGTCAAGAAGGTCAACAAGCGCTATATCGATCCCAAGAAGCGCGCCAAGGACAAATATGTCCAGTTCGGCGGGGCCTCCGTGGTGCCGGGAGACGGCAAGATCGTCGCCCTGTATGGCGGTGAGGGCTACGACAAGGGGCACTTCAGCAACAACGCCGACACCTTCGGCGTGCCGGTCGGCTCGACCTGGAAGCCGTTCGTGCTCGCCGCGGGGATGAAGTACGGAACGGCCAGGAGTAATGGTCCGATCTCACCGGACAGCCGTTACAACGGCGATGACCACCTGAAGGTGAAAAACGCCGACGGCAGCTTCGTGACGAAGCGGGACAACTCGCCCTTCTATCAGGAGAACGAGAGCAACCATCCCTGGGGTTACATCCCCTTGACCAAGGCGATGGAGCAGTCCGTCAACACTCCCTTCGTACAGCTCGGCATGGACGTCGGGATGAAGAGGGTCCGGGACATGGCCCAGGCTGCGGGCATCGCACCGGCCAGCTTCGACAAGAATCTGAACCCGTCCTTTGCGCTGGGCACCTCCACTCCGAGCGCGATTCGTATGGCCGATGCCTACGCGACCTTCGCCCAGTCGGGGCAGAAGGTGGAGCCGTATTCGGTGACCAAGGTGACGTTCGAGGGTGAAGACCTGCCGGGCTTCGACAAGCCCAAGCAGGAGACGGCGATGAGTTCCAACATCGCCAACAACGTGACCAAGGTGCTGGAGAACGTCATCCAGAACGGCACGGGAAAGCTGGCCAAGCGGCTGAACATGCCGGCGGCGGGCAAGACCGGCACCACCGACGAGAACAAGTCGGCCTGGTTCGTCGGCTACACCAAGCAGCTTTCGACGGCCGTCTCCATGTTCCGTGAGGACGCGCAGAATCCGCGTCAGCTGTCCATGAACGGCGTCGGTGGCTTCGACTCGATCCACGGTGGTGCCCTGCCCACCGAGGTGTGGACCGAGTACATGTTGCAGGCGATGAAGGGCGTCACAGGCGAGCCGTTCCCGGCCGCCACGCCCATCGGGCGACGGGTGGACGAGGCCGGGATGCCCACTCCGACGCCGACGCCCACGCCGTCGGACACGCCCTCGCAGACTCCGTCGGGGACTCCCAGTGACTCCGCTTCGCCGTCGGACAGTCCCAGTCCGAGCCCGACGGATACCTGTTCTCCGTGGGACATCAACTGCAAGAACAGCGGCGGAGCCGGTAACGGCGGGGCCAACGGCGGAGGACCGGGCGGACCTGGTGGACCGGGCGGTGACACCGGAGGCACGAGTCCGACACCCGACCCGACGGACGCGAACGGTGGTGGAGGCCTCTTCGGCGGTCCCAGCGGCTGA
- a CDS encoding glycosyltransferase family 87 protein: MTSVRRDEPVRPTRRDEVAAAGSELIGGPIGRRALLGTSRLTPVRVIALVAIGMFALGMVQKLPCYNGGWFFGATSQYVHACYSDIPHLYAGRGFADGLLPYFDRLPGDMEYLEYPVLTGAFMEIASWMTPHSGGIQYREQLYWLVNAGMLMVCAAVVAVCVTRTHRQRPWDGLLVALAPAAALTATINWDLLAIALTAAGMLMWSRSRPLAAGVLIGLATAAKLYPVLLLGPLLALCWRAGAWRAYGRAVAGAVASWLVVNLPVMITHDGAGFHIREGWAKFYTFSQQRPIDFGSLWLLISQRTGNPLENANTYATLLMILGCGAIGLLTLYAPRRPRFAQLAFLVVALFILTNKVYSPQYVLWLTPLAVLARPRWRDFLIWQACEVMYFLGIWTYLAYTGNEDKHQGLPLEGYQLAIVLHLLGTLYLCAVVVRDILLPERDVVRRDGDDDPSGGVLDRSPDVFVLGRAHHRPRHAVQFEGAPQVSWGAVRE, encoded by the coding sequence ATGACGAGCGTGCGACGGGACGAGCCGGTACGGCCGACGAGGCGGGATGAGGTGGCGGCGGCCGGCAGCGAGCTGATCGGCGGACCGATCGGCCGGCGCGCACTGCTCGGGACCAGCCGGCTGACGCCGGTACGAGTCATCGCGCTCGTCGCCATCGGCATGTTCGCGCTGGGCATGGTGCAGAAGCTGCCCTGCTACAACGGGGGCTGGTTCTTCGGCGCCACCAGCCAGTACGTCCACGCCTGCTACTCCGATATTCCCCATCTCTATGCGGGGCGGGGCTTCGCGGACGGGCTGCTCCCGTATTTCGACCGGTTGCCCGGCGACATGGAGTACCTCGAGTACCCCGTGCTCACCGGCGCCTTCATGGAGATCGCCTCCTGGATGACCCCGCACAGCGGGGGTATCCAGTACCGCGAACAGCTCTACTGGCTGGTCAATGCCGGCATGTTGATGGTTTGCGCCGCTGTCGTCGCGGTGTGCGTGACCCGCACCCACCGGCAACGCCCCTGGGACGGCCTCCTGGTCGCCCTGGCGCCGGCTGCTGCCCTCACCGCGACCATCAACTGGGATCTGCTGGCGATCGCCCTGACCGCCGCAGGGATGCTGATGTGGTCACGCAGCCGCCCGCTCGCGGCCGGTGTCCTCATTGGGCTGGCCACCGCGGCGAAGCTGTATCCCGTGCTGTTGCTCGGTCCGCTGCTGGCGCTGTGCTGGCGTGCGGGAGCCTGGCGTGCGTACGGGCGGGCGGTGGCCGGCGCCGTCGCATCCTGGCTGGTGGTGAACCTGCCGGTGATGATCACGCATGATGGTGCGGGATTCCATATCCGGGAGGGCTGGGCAAAGTTCTACACGTTCAGCCAGCAGCGGCCCATCGACTTCGGTTCGCTCTGGCTCCTGATCTCGCAGCGGACCGGTAACCCCCTGGAGAACGCCAATACCTATGCCACGCTGCTGATGATCCTGGGCTGTGGCGCCATCGGCCTGCTGACCCTGTATGCGCCGCGCCGGCCACGCTTCGCACAGCTGGCGTTCCTTGTCGTCGCGCTGTTCATCCTCACCAACAAGGTCTACTCGCCGCAGTACGTCCTGTGGCTGACCCCGCTCGCCGTGCTGGCCCGGCCGCGCTGGCGGGACTTCCTGATCTGGCAGGCCTGCGAGGTCATGTACTTCCTGGGGATCTGGACGTACCTCGCCTACACAGGCAACGAAGACAAGCACCAAGGCCTGCCGCTCGAGGGCTACCAGCTGGCCATCGTGCTGCACCTCCTGGGAACCCTCTACCTGTGTGCCGTGGTCGTCCGGGACATTCTGCTGCCGGAGCGCGATGTGGTCCGCAGGGACGGGGACGACGATCCGTCGGGCGGCGTCCTGGACCGCAGCCCCGATGTGTTCGTGCTCGGCCGGGCCCACCACCGTCCCCGGCACGCGGTGCAGTTCGAGGGAGCTCCACAGGTGAGCTGGGGCGCCGTACGGGAGTAA
- a CDS encoding alanine racemase encodes MALTLYVDTARWRAHQQSVLQQFPGLVPVCKGNGYGFGHERLADEATRLGADILAVGTTYEAARIKDFFSGDLLVLTPFRHGEEPVPLPDRAIRSVSSVEGVGGLVGARVVIEVMSSMKRHGVKPEDLPKLAAAIEDIRLEGFALHLPLDRADGSDAVEEVIGWMDRLRNARLPLHTMFVSHLKADELARLQQQFPQTRFRARIGTRLWLGDHEATEYRGSVLDVTKVAKGERFGYRQQKAASDGYLVVVAGGTSHGVGLESPKALHGVMPRAKGVARAGLATVNRNLAPYVWAGKQRWFAEPPHMQVSILFVPGDAPQPQVGEELVAHLRHTTTQFDRLVDR; translated from the coding sequence ATGGCGCTCACCCTCTACGTCGACACCGCGCGCTGGCGGGCGCATCAGCAGAGCGTTCTCCAGCAGTTCCCCGGGCTGGTCCCGGTCTGCAAAGGCAACGGTTACGGCTTCGGCCATGAACGTCTCGCCGACGAGGCGACCCGCCTGGGCGCCGACATCCTCGCGGTCGGCACGACCTACGAAGCGGCCCGTATCAAGGACTTCTTCAGCGGCGACCTGCTCGTCCTGACCCCGTTCCGCCACGGTGAGGAGCCGGTGCCGCTGCCCGACCGGGCGATCCGGTCGGTCTCCTCGGTCGAGGGCGTGGGTGGCCTGGTCGGCGCCCGGGTCGTCATCGAGGTCATGAGCAGCATGAAGCGCCATGGCGTCAAGCCGGAGGATCTGCCGAAGCTTGCCGCGGCCATCGAGGACATCCGGCTCGAGGGCTTCGCGTTGCACCTCCCGCTGGACCGTGCCGACGGTTCCGACGCGGTCGAGGAGGTCATCGGCTGGATGGACCGGCTCCGCAATGCCCGCCTCCCGCTGCACACCATGTTCGTCAGCCACCTCAAGGCCGATGAACTCGCCCGTCTCCAGCAGCAGTTCCCCCAGACACGGTTCCGCGCGCGGATCGGAACGCGGCTGTGGCTCGGCGACCACGAGGCCACCGAGTACCGCGGCTCGGTGCTCGATGTCACCAAGGTCGCCAAGGGCGAGCGCTTTGGCTACCGCCAGCAGAAGGCGGCCTCCGACGGCTACCTGGTCGTGGTGGCCGGCGGCACCTCGCACGGCGTCGGCCTGGAGTCGCCCAAGGCGCTGCACGGCGTGATGCCGCGTGCCAAGGGCGTGGCCCGGGCCGGCTTGGCCACCGTCAACCGCAATCTCGCGCCGTATGTGTGGGCCGGGAAGCAGCGCTGGTTCGCGGAGCCGCCGCACATGCAGGTGTCGATCCTGTTCGTGCCGGGCGACGCACCGCAGCCGCAGGTCGGAGAGGAACTGGTGGCTCATCTGCGGCACACCACCACGCAGTTCGACCGCCTTGTGGACCGCTGA
- a CDS encoding peptidoglycan bridge formation glycyltransferase FemA/FemB family protein, protein MSLTLRTISREQHLAYIQSLPAASHMQVPAWADVKAEWRSESLGWFDASGALVGAGLVLYRQLPKIKRYLAYLPEGPVINWFSPNLEDWLQPMLSHLKQKGAFSVKMGPPVIIRRWDSAAIKSGIQNPDVKRLRDVEATHIEPRAFEVADRLRRMGWQQGEDGGAGFGDVQPRYVFQVPLANRSLEDIHKGFNQLWRRNIKKAEKAGVEVVQGSYEELAEWQRLYEITAERDHFRPRPLGYFQRMWTALNSEDPNRMRLYFARHEGENVAAATMLIVGGHVWYSYGASANHKREVRPSNAMQWKMLQDSYALGASVYDLRGISDSLDENDHLFGLIQFKVGTGGQAAEYLGEWDFPLNKLLHKALDMYMSRR, encoded by the coding sequence ATGAGCCTGACCCTGAGGACCATCAGCCGAGAGCAGCATCTGGCATATATCCAGAGTCTGCCCGCGGCCAGCCACATGCAGGTTCCTGCCTGGGCGGACGTCAAGGCCGAATGGCGTTCGGAGAGTCTGGGCTGGTTCGACGCGAGCGGCGCGCTGGTCGGCGCGGGTCTGGTGCTCTACCGCCAGCTGCCCAAGATCAAGCGCTACCTCGCCTATCTCCCCGAGGGCCCGGTCATCAACTGGTTCTCACCGAACCTCGAGGACTGGCTGCAGCCGATGCTCAGCCACCTCAAGCAGAAGGGCGCCTTCTCCGTGAAGATGGGCCCGCCGGTGATCATCCGCCGCTGGGACTCCGCCGCGATCAAGTCCGGTATCCAGAACCCGGACGTCAAGCGGCTGCGGGACGTCGAGGCCACCCACATCGAGCCCCGCGCCTTCGAGGTCGCCGACCGGCTGCGGCGCATGGGCTGGCAGCAGGGCGAGGACGGCGGCGCCGGCTTCGGCGACGTGCAGCCGCGTTATGTCTTCCAGGTGCCGCTGGCCAACCGCTCGCTGGAGGACATCCACAAGGGCTTCAACCAGCTGTGGCGCCGCAACATCAAGAAGGCCGAAAAGGCCGGCGTCGAGGTCGTCCAGGGCAGCTACGAGGAGCTGGCCGAATGGCAGCGGCTCTACGAGATCACCGCGGAGCGTGACCACTTCCGCCCGCGGCCGCTGGGCTACTTCCAGCGCATGTGGACGGCCCTCAACTCCGAGGACCCCAACCGCATGCGGCTCTACTTCGCCCGCCACGAGGGCGAGAATGTCGCAGCGGCCACGATGCTGATCGTCGGAGGCCACGTCTGGTACTCCTACGGCGCCTCCGCCAACCACAAGCGCGAGGTCCGGCCCTCGAACGCGATGCAGTGGAAGATGCTCCAGGACTCCTACGCGCTCGGCGCTTCGGTCTACGACCTCCGCGGCATCAGCGACTCGCTGGACGAGAACGACCATCTCTTCGGTCTGATCCAGTTCAAGGTCGGCACGGGTGGGCAGGCAGCGGAGTACCTCGGCGAGTGGGACTTCCCGCTCAACAAGCTGCTGCACAAGGCGCTCGACATGTATATGTCGCGCCGCTGA
- the rpsF gene encoding 30S ribosomal protein S6 has protein sequence MRHYEVMVILDPDLEERAVSPLIENFLSVVREGNGKVEKVDTWGRRRLSYEIKKKPEGIYSVIDLQAEPAVVKELDRQMNLNESVLRTKVLRPETH, from the coding sequence ATGCGTCACTACGAGGTGATGGTCATCCTCGACCCCGATCTCGAGGAGCGCGCTGTCTCCCCGCTGATCGAGAACTTCCTCTCCGTCGTCCGTGAGGGCAACGGAAAGGTCGAGAAGGTCGACACCTGGGGCCGTCGTCGTCTCTCTTACGAGATCAAGAAGAAGCCCGAGGGCATCTACTCGGTCATCGACCTGCAGGCCGAGCCTGCGGTCGTCAAGGAGCTCGACCGTCAGATGAACCTGAACGAGTCGGTCCTCCGGACCAAGGTCCTTCGTCCCGAGACCCACTGA
- a CDS encoding single-stranded DNA-binding protein has translation MAGETVITVVGNLVDDPELRFTPSGAAVAKFRVASTPRTFDRQTNEWKDGESLFLTCSVWRQAAENVAESLTRGTRVVVQGRLKQRSYEDREGVKRTVYELDVEEVGASLKNATAKITKTSGRGGQGGGGFGGGQQGGGQGGGGWGGGPGGGQQGGGGAPADDPWATNGPAGGGQQGGGGGWGGSSGGGYSDEPPF, from the coding sequence ATGGCAGGCGAGACCGTCATCACGGTCGTCGGCAATCTTGTCGACGACCCCGAGCTGCGCTTCACCCCGTCCGGTGCGGCGGTCGCGAAGTTCCGCGTCGCGTCCACTCCCCGCACGTTCGACCGTCAGACCAATGAGTGGAAGGACGGCGAGAGCCTGTTCCTGACCTGCTCGGTGTGGCGTCAGGCGGCGGAGAACGTCGCCGAGTCCCTGACGCGGGGTACCCGCGTGGTCGTCCAGGGCCGCCTCAAGCAGCGGTCGTACGAGGACCGCGAGGGCGTGAAGCGCACGGTCTACGAGCTCGACGTCGAGGAAGTCGGCGCGAGCCTGAAGAACGCCACGGCCAAGATCACCAAGACCAGTGGTCGCGGTGGCCAGGGCGGCGGCGGCTTCGGCGGCGGCCAGCAGGGCGGTGGCCAGGGTGGCGGCGGCTGGGGCGGCGGCCCCGGCGGCGGCCAGCAGGGTGGCGGCGGTGCTCCCGCCGACGACCCGTGGGCGACCAACGGCCCGGCCGGCGGCGGTCAGCAGGGTGGCGGCGGTGGCTGGGGCGGCAGCTCCGGCGGTGGCTACTCGGACGAGCCGCCCTTCTAG
- the rpsR gene encoding 30S ribosomal protein S18, whose amino-acid sequence MAKPPARKPKKKVCVFCKEKISYVDYKDTNLLRKFISDRGKIRARRVTGNCTQHQRDVATAVKNSREMALLPYTSTAR is encoded by the coding sequence ATGGCGAAGCCGCCTGCTCGCAAGCCTAAGAAGAAGGTTTGCGTGTTCTGCAAGGAGAAGATCTCCTACGTCGACTACAAGGACACGAACCTGCTGCGGAAGTTCATCTCCGACCGCGGCAAGATCCGTGCCCGCCGGGTCACCGGCAACTGCACTCAGCACCAGCGTGACGTCGCCACGGCCGTGAAGAACAGCCGTGAGATGGCGCTGCTGCCCTACACGTCCACCGCGCGATAA
- the rplI gene encoding 50S ribosomal protein L9 — protein sequence MKIILTHEVSGLGTAGDVVDVRDGYARNYLVPRGFAIRWTKGGEKDVEQIRRGRKIREIATIEQANEIKGRLEGVNVKLAVRAGDAGRLFGSVTPADVASAIKAAGGPDVDKRRVELGSPIKTLGAHQISVRLHAEVVAKLGVEVVAA from the coding sequence ATGAAGATCATCCTCACCCACGAGGTCTCCGGCCTCGGCACCGCCGGCGACGTCGTTGACGTCCGCGACGGGTACGCCCGTAACTACCTGGTCCCGCGTGGTTTCGCGATCCGCTGGACCAAGGGTGGCGAGAAGGACGTCGAGCAGATCCGCCGCGGTCGCAAGATCCGCGAGATCGCCACGATCGAGCAGGCCAACGAGATCAAGGGCCGGCTCGAGGGCGTCAACGTGAAGCTGGCCGTTCGCGCCGGCGACGCGGGCCGCCTGTTCGGCTCCGTCACCCCGGCCGATGTCGCCTCGGCGATCAAGGCTGCCGGTGGTCCGGACGTCGACAAGCGTCGTGTCGAGCTCGGCTCGCCGATCAAGACCCTGGGCGCCCACCAGATCTCCGTGCGTCTGCACGCCGAGGTCGTGGCGAAGCTCGGCGTCGAGGTCGTCGCCGCGTAG
- a CDS encoding serine protease, which yields MVAAVVVGYASEGEGDRSSSRVSGHSSFGKSGEADRDPQDQDPAATAPAEDGNAYTPRRTEQNARVGVVFEKDDSGDHFCTASVVQSPGRNMLITAAHCAFDADAGTTVNDLVFAPDYRDRDEPTGLWKVKKVIVDDRWVKSQDEDLDVAFLVLDKKNGKQIQDVLGGNTLGIDRGFDNEVKITGYPTSRDTPISCQNRTTKYSDTQMRIQCTDFEGGTSGSPWLADYDPKSHTGTVIGVLGGHEGGGDEDDVSYAAYFDDDVAELYRRAQNED from the coding sequence ATGGTGGCTGCTGTTGTGGTGGGCTACGCCTCGGAAGGGGAGGGCGACAGGAGCAGCAGCCGTGTCAGCGGTCACAGCAGCTTCGGCAAGTCCGGCGAGGCCGACCGAGATCCCCAGGATCAGGATCCCGCCGCCACGGCCCCGGCCGAGGACGGCAATGCCTACACTCCACGCCGCACCGAGCAGAACGCCCGGGTCGGCGTGGTCTTCGAGAAGGACGACTCCGGAGACCACTTCTGTACGGCGAGCGTGGTGCAGAGCCCGGGCCGGAACATGCTCATCACCGCGGCACACTGCGCCTTTGACGCGGACGCCGGGACCACGGTGAACGATCTCGTCTTCGCCCCCGACTACCGCGACCGCGATGAGCCCACCGGCCTCTGGAAGGTCAAGAAGGTGATCGTCGACGACCGCTGGGTCAAGTCGCAGGACGAGGATCTGGATGTTGCCTTCCTCGTGCTCGACAAGAAGAACGGCAAGCAGATCCAGGACGTCCTGGGCGGCAACACCCTCGGCATCGACCGTGGCTTCGACAACGAGGTCAAGATCACCGGCTATCCGACCAGCCGGGACACCCCGATCTCCTGCCAGAACCGCACCACGAAGTACAGCGACACCCAGATGCGCATCCAGTGCACCGACTTCGAGGGCGGGACGAGCGGCAGTCCCTGGCTGGCCGACTACGACCCCAAGAGCCATACCGGCACGGTCATCGGTGTTCTCGGCGGCCACGAAGGCGGTGGCGACGAAGACGATGTCTCCTACGCCGCGTACTTCGACGACGATGTCGCCGAGCTCTACCGGCGCGCTCAGAACGAGGACTGA
- a CDS encoding MATE family efflux transporter has translation MTQAPATPRRTDRRHDREIIALALPAFGSLVAEPLFVMVDSAVIGHLGTPQLAGLGVAAALLTTAVSVFVFLAYATTAAVARRVGAGDLPAAIRQGMDGIWLALLLGAAVIVAVLPTAPWLVEAFGASATAAPYATAYLRISALGIPAMLVVLAATGVLRGLQDTRTPLYVAIGGFSVNAALNVCLVYGAGLGIAGSAWGTVIAQCGMAAVYLTVVIRGARRHCASLRPDAVGIRASAQAGVPLLVRTLSLRAVLMIATAVAARLGDAEVAAHQIVLTLWSLLAFALDAIAIAGQAIIGRYLGAGDRDGARAACRRMVQWGIAAGLVLGVLVALARPAFIPLFTSDPAVQGPLLSTLLVVAVTQPVSGIVFILDGVLMGAGDGPYLAWAMVVTLALFAPAALAVPALGGGLVALWWAMALMMTVRMLTLWLRTRSGRWIVTGASR, from the coding sequence ATGACCCAGGCTCCCGCGACACCGCGGCGCACCGACCGTCGCCATGACCGCGAGATCATCGCCCTCGCCCTGCCCGCCTTCGGCTCACTGGTCGCGGAACCTCTCTTCGTCATGGTCGACAGCGCCGTCATCGGCCACCTCGGCACTCCCCAGCTCGCCGGCCTGGGCGTCGCCGCCGCCCTGCTCACCACCGCCGTCTCCGTCTTCGTCTTCCTCGCCTACGCGACCACCGCGGCGGTCGCCCGCAGGGTCGGCGCCGGCGATCTTCCCGCCGCCATCCGCCAGGGCATGGACGGCATCTGGCTCGCCCTGCTGCTCGGCGCCGCCGTCATCGTGGCCGTCCTGCCCACGGCCCCCTGGCTCGTGGAGGCCTTCGGGGCCTCCGCCACCGCTGCCCCGTACGCGACGGCGTACCTGCGCATCAGCGCCCTCGGCATCCCCGCGATGCTCGTCGTGCTGGCCGCCACCGGCGTGCTCCGCGGGCTCCAGGACACCCGGACCCCGCTCTACGTCGCCATCGGCGGCTTCTCCGTCAACGCCGCGCTCAACGTCTGCCTGGTCTACGGCGCCGGGCTCGGCATCGCGGGCTCCGCCTGGGGCACGGTCATCGCCCAGTGCGGCATGGCCGCGGTCTACCTCACCGTGGTCATCCGCGGTGCCCGACGACACTGCGCCTCGCTGCGCCCCGACGCCGTGGGCATCCGCGCCTCGGCCCAGGCAGGGGTCCCGCTGCTGGTCCGTACGCTTTCGCTGCGCGCTGTGCTGATGATCGCCACCGCCGTTGCCGCCCGGCTCGGCGATGCCGAGGTCGCCGCGCATCAGATCGTGCTCACGCTGTGGTCCCTGCTGGCCTTCGCGCTGGACGCCATCGCCATCGCCGGGCAGGCCATCATAGGCCGCTACCTCGGCGCGGGGGACCGCGACGGCGCCCGCGCCGCCTGCCGCCGGATGGTCCAGTGGGGCATCGCGGCCGGACTGGTACTCGGTGTGCTGGTCGCGCTCGCCCGCCCCGCGTTCATCCCCCTGTTCACCTCGGACCCCGCCGTGCAGGGCCCCTTGCTGAGCACGCTCCTGGTCGTGGCCGTGACACAACCGGTGTCCGGCATCGTCTTCATCCTCGACGGCGTCCTGATGGGCGCGGGGGACGGCCCGTATCTCGCCTGGGCCATGGTGGTGACGCTGGCGCTGTTCGCTCCGGCCGCGCTGGCCGTGCCCGCTCTGGGCGGCGGACTGGTGGCGCTGTGGTGGGCCATGGCGCTGATGATGACCGTCCGCATGCTGACTCTGTGGCTGCGTACCCGCTCGGGCCGGTGGATTGTGACAGGAGCCTCGCGCTGA